CCCGGTGTAGCCACTACAATTTGTACACCGTTTCTAATTTCACGCAGCTGCTGCATAATGTTTGCGCCACCGTAAACGGCAACGACATTAGCACCACTGATGTTTTTTGAGAAATTCTTGATGTCGCTAGCAATTTGCAAGCAAAGCTCTCTGGTAGGGCATAAAATCAATGCCTGAGGCTTATTGCTCTTAAAGTCTATCAATTCTAACAGCGGCAAACCAAATGCTGCTGTTTTTCCTGTTCCTGTTTGGGCCAAACCAACAAAATCGTTATTGCCCTCTAACAGCACAGGAATACTTTGTTCCTGAATAGGTGTTGGATTTTCGAAACCTAAATCCTTTACAGCATTAACAACGTCATCACTTATCCCCAATTTACTAAATGGGTTTATCATGTATAATAATTTATTAAGCCGCAAAGGTAAGTTTATTTTTTGGTATTTTATATCTTTGTAACTAAATAAAAATCAAGCAATTAATTATCTGAGTCTGTCGGCCGACCTTAATAACTGCTCATCTTTTCTAATTCCGCGTATGGCAAGCATGCAAAATAGAAGCGCTAAAATAAATAAAGAAGAGCCAATATGGAGCGACGATCCGGCGATTCCACCCGGTAACAATGAGGCATTTAAAGCCGACAATATCGCTGTGGTGATGATCAATACCATATTGATCATAATTAAACGCTTTTGCATAACGCGATTTTTAAATTGAAAGATACAGGTCAGGCACAATAAAACTGCTATGCCATTTATAATCATCGCTCCAATGGGAGTAACCACAATTGATTCGGCGCTCGCTCCCTTAATCAATGGTTGGTGCCCATCTATGTACAGCAAATATTCTGTATTGTTGACACTTTTGGTTATTAAAGGAATAAAAAACAGGCAGATCAAGGTGAATGAAGCTAAAAGCAGCCATATAGATTGTACGCGTTGTATCATATCAGTTCAATAATTTCAACAAATATATTAAAAGCAAATAGTAACCAATCCGATATCCGATTAAAAAGATAATTTTGTACAATTGAATATGCAACGGTATTTTATTGAATTGTCGTACGACGGCACCGCTTATCACGGCTGGCAAATACAGCCAAATGCCATTACAGTGCAGGAGTGCCTGGATAAAGCTTTATCTGTTTATTTCAGACAACTGGTAAGTACCTTAGGCTGCGGCCGTACGGATAGTGGTGTACATGCTACACAATTTTATGCACATTTTGATCTGCAAATTGCGGATGCAGATAATTCCGATGAAAGATCTACTGCTAAGGTGCCGGATCCATTAAAGTCAGTAACCGGCATCAATTCTTTATTACCCTATCAAATTGCCGTAAAGCGGGTATTTCGGGTAGATGATACTGCCCATGCACGTTTTGATGCAACAGAACGAGCTTACCATTATCAAATCCATTTTCATAAAGATCCTTTTAAACTTAATCGTTCCTGGTTGTACAAAGGGGAGCTTGATATGGAAGCTATGAATAAAGCCGCTCAGCTGCTTTTAGGTTATACCGATTTTTCCTGCTTCAGTAAATCAAATACACAAACCTTTACAAACAACTGTAAAATTACCACTGCCTTTTTTGAAGAGAAAGAGGAAGGTTTACAGTTTACGATCAGGGCGGATCGTTTTTTAAGAAACATGGTGCGTGCAATTGTAGGAACGCTGATAAGAATTGGCAAAAAGGAGCTCAACTTAGATGAGTTTAAGCAAATTGTTGAAAGCAAAAACCGAAGCAATGCCGGTCAATCCGTTCCTGCCTGTGGTTTATATTTAGTAAATGTAATTTATCCTTTTGTAAAATAAATATGTCTAAAATAACCGGTGATGCATTTAATGTGGGCTTATTGAAAAGAGTTTTTCAGTACGTTAAGCCTTACCGCAAAACCTTTATTCTTTCTATTGTTTTAACCATACTACTAGCCTTAATTGCACCTGCCAGACCGTTTCTTATTCAGCATACGTTGGATAATTACATCATGAAGGATCAGTACAATGGACTGCTGGGGATGACTATCCTCATGTTGGTACTCCTGGTTTTACAGGCAGGGATACAATTTAGTCACACCCTGCTCACCAATACTTTAGGGCAGTCAGCCATTCGCGATTTACGGATTAATGTGTTCAATCACATTACCAAGCTAAGACTTAAATATTTCGACAATACACCCATTGGACAGCTGATTACCCGCACAGTATCTGACCTCGAAACCATTGCCGAGATCTTCTCTGAAGGTTTAATTGTGATTATTGGCGATATTTTAATGGTCATAGTGATTATTGGGGTGATGGTTTATAGAGATTGGGCGCTTACCCTGATGGTATTGTTGCCGATGCCATTATTGATTGTGGCGACTTCTGTTTTTCAAAAGGCCATTAAGTCCGCCTTTCAGGAAATCCGAACAGAGGTGTCCAACCTTAATACTTACCTGCAGGAGCATATTTCAGGGGTGTCGATCATTCAGTATTTTGCACGCGAAGAGCAGGAGTATAAAAAGTTTATAAAGATCAATGCACGCTATCGCGATGCAAATATCCGTTCCAATTGGTACTATTCTATTTTCTTCCCGGTTGTTGAGATCATTTCAGCCATGTCACTAGGCTTATTGGTATGGTATGGTTCAAGAAGTATTCTAGCTAAACCTTTAACGGTAACCCCAGGGATTATTGCCGAGTTTATTTTGTATATCAACATGCTGTTCAGGCCAATCCGGGAGCTTGCTGATAAATTTAATACCCTGCAAATGGGAATGGTAGGGGCCGAGCGTGTTTTTAGAGTGTTAGATACCGATGAAATTACAGTAAACAATGGCTCATTTGTACCTGAACAAATGAAAGGTGCTATTTCTTTTGATAAAGTATGGTTTGCCTATAATGAGGAAAACTATGTGCTGAAAGATATTTCTTTCGAAGTACCTGCCGGAAAAACCATTGCTCTCGTAGGAGCTACAGGTGCGGGGAAATCTTCTACGATCAATATCCTGAACCGGTTTTACGAGATCCAGAAAGGGGAGATCAGGGTTGATGGGATAAAAATTCAGGATTATGAACTCAATTACCTGCGTAGTAACATCGCCACAGTTTTACAAGATGTATTCCTGTTTTCTGATACGATTTTCAACAACATTACACTAAATAACAGCAGCATAACAATGGAAGACGTTGTTGATGCTGCTAAAAAAGTCGGTGCACATGATTTTATAATGCGTTTGCCTGGAGGCTATCAATACAATGTAATGGAACGTGGTGCTACGCTTTCTGCAGGTCAAGCACAGCTGATTTCGTTTATCAGGGCATTGGTTTATAATCCTTCTATTTTAGTATTGGATGAGGCTACTTCTTCTGTAGATACAGAAACGGAAATGCTGATCCAGCACGCGATAGAAAATTTGATGGAGGGTAGAACGTCTATTGTGATCGCCCACCGTCTTTCAACAATCCAGAAAGCGGATAAGATATTGGTACTTGATAAAGGCGAGATTAAGGAGATGGGGACGCACCAGGAGCTACTTAAACTGAATGGGTATTACAAAAGGTTATACGAGTTGCAGTTTAACTCTATTGGGGTTGAAAAATAACTTTGAAAAATAACCGTTCTCTTCTACGGCTGCATTGCTTCGCTGAAGAAGCGAAGAACGCTGAGGCCGTTTCTGAGAAGGTAATTTTTCTCTAAAGCAGGGTGTATAAGCAGGATGTATAAACAGGGGATAGTCAGCCACTTCACCCATTTGCTCATACCTTACCTTTATAAGTGGAGGATACATCATTAAAATCAGGCTAATGGCTAATGGAATGTTCGTTGATCCACTTGAAAATGAATTGATAAAGCCTGCCGAAGAAGGGATAAAATAGCCAATTCCAATACCTAAAACCATGGAGAGGAAAATCCATAGGGTTAAATAACGATTTAAAAAGCTAAGTTTTTTCCTATCAGTTGCGGGTACACAATTGTTTGCTAACATGGAGAAGTTTTTTAATTGCTAAGATTCGTTTTAACGAAATCAAAACAGTAGGCCTCAATCATGTCTCTTACTTTCCTAAACTCCTGCATTATCTCCTCTTCCGTTCCGGTTGCTTTAGCCGGATCAGGAAAGTTATAATGAAATTTTTGTGCTTTAGTGGGGAAATACGGACAGCTTTCTCTCGCATTGTCACATACCGTAATTACGTAGTCAAAGTCTATATTGGCATACTCGTTAACATTATTGGAGGTATGGCCAGAGATATCAATTCCACTTTCAGCCATAACGGCTATGGCTCTGGGATTCACACCATGTGTTTCAATTCCGGCGCTGTAAACGATTGCGGCATCACCGGCAAAATGCCTGATAAACCCTTCGGCCAGCTGACTACGGCAGCTATTACCTGTACATAAAATCAATACTTTTTTCATTCGTCTTATTTGTTAGCAGCAACCTGATCCCGGAGCACAAACATTTCCGTCAGCAGCCAGGTTCATCATTACTAGTTTTGGTTTTTCTGTTTTTGGTTCAGGCGCGCAGCATTCTTCACCGGTATCTGTAGTCCTACAACTTCCGCCTCTGTTAATGGCTTTGCACTGTGTGAAATCCGGGCTTAGCTTGACAATCAGGTTAGCTCCTTCAATGATGATATCGCTGGGATACATCTGGCGGGTGTCGAAAGAGGAATTACCAAAC
This is a stretch of genomic DNA from Candidatus Pedobacter colombiensis. It encodes these proteins:
- a CDS encoding DUF4293 domain-containing protein, which codes for MIQRVQSIWLLLASFTLICLFFIPLITKSVNNTEYLLYIDGHQPLIKGASAESIVVTPIGAMIINGIAVLLCLTCIFQFKNRVMQKRLIMINMVLIITTAILSALNASLLPGGIAGSSLHIGSSLFILALLFCMLAIRGIRKDEQLLRSADRLR
- the truA gene encoding tRNA pseudouridine(38-40) synthase TruA, which translates into the protein MQRYFIELSYDGTAYHGWQIQPNAITVQECLDKALSVYFRQLVSTLGCGRTDSGVHATQFYAHFDLQIADADNSDERSTAKVPDPLKSVTGINSLLPYQIAVKRVFRVDDTAHARFDATERAYHYQIHFHKDPFKLNRSWLYKGELDMEAMNKAAQLLLGYTDFSCFSKSNTQTFTNNCKITTAFFEEKEEGLQFTIRADRFLRNMVRAIVGTLIRIGKKELNLDEFKQIVESKNRSNAGQSVPACGLYLVNVIYPFVK
- a CDS encoding ABC transporter ATP-binding protein, with the translated sequence MSKITGDAFNVGLLKRVFQYVKPYRKTFILSIVLTILLALIAPARPFLIQHTLDNYIMKDQYNGLLGMTILMLVLLVLQAGIQFSHTLLTNTLGQSAIRDLRINVFNHITKLRLKYFDNTPIGQLITRTVSDLETIAEIFSEGLIVIIGDILMVIVIIGVMVYRDWALTLMVLLPMPLLIVATSVFQKAIKSAFQEIRTEVSNLNTYLQEHISGVSIIQYFAREEQEYKKFIKINARYRDANIRSNWYYSIFFPVVEIISAMSLGLLVWYGSRSILAKPLTVTPGIIAEFILYINMLFRPIRELADKFNTLQMGMVGAERVFRVLDTDEITVNNGSFVPEQMKGAISFDKVWFAYNEENYVLKDISFEVPAGKTIALVGATGAGKSSTINILNRFYEIQKGEIRVDGIKIQDYELNYLRSNIATVLQDVFLFSDTIFNNITLNNSSITMEDVVDAAKKVGAHDFIMRLPGGYQYNVMERGATLSAGQAQLISFIRALVYNPSILVLDEATSSVDTETEMLIQHAIENLMEGRTSIVIAHRLSTIQKADKILVLDKGEIKEMGTHQELLKLNGYYKRLYELQFNSIGVEK
- a CDS encoding arsenate reductase ArsC, yielding MKKVLILCTGNSCRSQLAEGFIRHFAGDAAIVYSAGIETHGVNPRAIAVMAESGIDISGHTSNNVNEYANIDFDYVITVCDNARESCPYFPTKAQKFHYNFPDPAKATGTEEEIMQEFRKVRDMIEAYCFDFVKTNLSN